In Serratia marcescens subsp. marcescens ATCC 13880, a single genomic region encodes these proteins:
- a CDS encoding hemagglutinin repeat-containing protein — protein MNKHCYRLIFSRTHGELRVVSELARSCSSEPGQRIGSGITAGSRLWVTVRRSVWLLGLLMFAGPVMADGIVADGGANPSQRPEVINTQNGLPQVNITAPNQAGVSHNQYQQFDVDAKGAILNNSAVMTSTQMAGMIQGNPNLNPNSAPARVILNEVNSNNPSQLRGFMEVAGGKAQVIVANPAGIVCNGCGTINAGRMTLTTGKPQLNADGSLAGYQVERGVVRIEGGGLNGDARHDTEYVDILARAVEVNAGVWAKEGVSVVAGRNRVSADGKTATPLSDGGSTRPELAIDMGQMGGMYSGSIRMIGTEAGVGVRNQGGQARAGKTLTVSSEGKLSWRSDGPNAATQAGGDIQLAAKGDIETHGKVYSGGQLAVQSREGMLTQSGTLAAAGDVHLNAARGIQSSGHLLAGSNADSTLVQDANLQLDSQGDIRASGSLLSQKEVNASGRRVDISGAQVATGRTALTARDGGVALSQSTVDSGELAVSTKGNVDVQQAKVKAGRWTVDAENLFNQQATWSQTGDGESRVTLAGSLDNSDGAIEAQNLRLSASQLVNQRGRLVALGSAAQHWQVGGLLDNTGGTLGSNGDLRLDAGRLDNQGGTLKTQSGLTLHADGAVNNAGGNLLAGNGLTLEAGSDLNNASGTLSGDDVRLVAQRLDNTQGQVIGQGNLDLTSSRLDNQRGLIGAGKALDIHTGDWDNRGGTAQGETAVTATATNLNNDGGKLLSGQASTLTTSGNTSNRDGEISAAVLTVKSARLDNTQGKVIGQAQLDLHARQGLDNTQGLLGAGQALTVRTDGELNNRRGTISGSGQTHIAAGSVRNEAGKLLGGQQLVLNSAAELVNREGEISGESLTLAAQRLDNAKGKVVARQDANLTTQKLSNADGWFEGGNTLSVKTDGDWDNRGGTAQGGRQVTASAQSLDNTGGRLQSGGDLTLDAAGNILNRTGKLTAQQALAVNGGVASLFDNDGGSLQSGGGLSLQGGQLTNRTAGVVLSGQALSLNLTGGWDNQGGTFTGKGRTEVRAASLLNTQGTINALDSLDMQFTGKLNNGQGRIFSQSSQVLQAQDIFNTQGWMGSQGSWQAISGSFDNTEGSVQSLQAVQLAADWLNNTKGVLQSAHDLALRIKQDIDNRNGKVSALGQLAVTGAKDGEHAGAINNAGGQWLAGEGLRIAARALDNTQGGLLYSQKQQRLTLSDALNNHDGKVQSGEALQLDAQALNNAGGTIDGQQQVTLCILGLLENTDGAVRSNGGQQVSAAGINNTRGVFSSRGGITVTSKQLDNAGGTLISQGSGIYRLDQLNNQHGKVHSGEALTFDGTQVNNQGGQLVSTQGLTLKAEALDNSGQGTISSQSALDVRADRLNNRDGGLILGTTRTDITAHDIDNTAGRLQSSGQMTLSGVTQLDNRQGRILADGNLDINADRSQTDSPLALLNQGGRVESAGALTANTRTLDNQNGTLLGLQALTLSAQQDYTRQAGDTVSSNGTVTFSLSGAFTNQADWLLPGNLVLNAASITNPATLVGKTLQLTTGALQNTGRIEADSMTLNVDTLDNTAALMGDAITVRGRVIDNHGQPAVMAATQSLTVQAGERLTNRDGALIYSADRLHLHSDDLIDNRASFIEADGDATIEARRLNNLREGLVIEREAEKSDYKWHRYNYYWRSYGSKVNPDKSTLAPTTQQLTFQDDAAAQTNRYGTLLAIDAAGKRAQVRVKDNKGTLTDLWVNYLALKPNADGSYAMTFYETRGGNQLATIPTPYQNGFHWEHDWTQVMTWDPEKHVDIDSAPFITDYNNFRERTESGTLTRDRLVSEGIGARILAGGNMVLRITGALLNDASVITANGNLTQDGGGSVDNRGYSVNERRQAVIVDHYDKDTHHWYPTFNRDETTALATVDGVITGSGTVTINGARITNTTVNQAQISQLDAALKAVDAERAELERNPLAFTVEAAARPDGDTTLAQGEQMTQPGATPSSPLGRPLLPSELALTQLQHLGNVATAIPNNGLFSQPTATGSPFLVVTDERFTRRDNFISSDYMLERVGYDPAQAHKRLGDGFYEQRLVREQVLALTGKPSVKGWDAMEQYQQLMNNGSKVAQDFHLVPGVALTPEQIAALQQDIVWLVSETVQTESGPQTVWVPKVYLAQTTLRLTGDGAVIGGGDLQLSANSITNAGNLFADKALTVDAGQFLHQGGDIKAGSIDVQADSLTLSTNLQDALRQATLSAGDIRLRGTDITLTGAKLDATDTLNLSARNNLTITAAKSNHTADLEVISGSMGNRTRGGTEAAGSRMAHVSGEWQQAQGSELNAGGNLTLNAGRDVTFMGSQAKAGGSTRVQAGGDINIKAESTTNTTHLDANSRTSSVSNDRQEESLTLSALGGDQGVTLVAGNQLLAEGAQIESKEGRIGASAQDVTIKDARSRTQDLDSENKREGKTKSHRIEQTEREISTGSTFSGQQGVTVIGREGDVTVTGSTLHSDQGAIALQAKKDVTLNTATERESRYSEERSEKKGFLNKSSSHTVTDDRTTRENGSLLSGNSVSVSAGNDLTVTGSAIAADRDVNLQAGRNIDIGAATETDTHYLLEEKKKSGLLGSGGIGFTIGKQSSKHEVDEKATTQSQSVSTVGSSQGSVNITAGNQLHIGGADLVAGKDLALTGDSVTIDPGYDRRTRKETFEQKQSGLSVALSGTVGGALNTAVSSAQQARKEGDGRLNALQNTKAALSGVQAAQAWERDNALTASAEAKNAAAGLQPGDEGAAQGATNTVGISASYGSQSSKSETRTDIRQSQGSTLTAGQNLSITTTSKNHNAQSGDITITGSQLKAGKDLSLDAARDITLQSAQNSESTVGKNSSKGGNVGVGIGAGSGGYGISVSAGVNAGKGYENGNGLTHSETTLDAGSNLNLTSGRDTRLIGAQASGEKVTVDVGRDLTLQSEQDSDRYDAKQQNASAGGSFTFGSMTGSANVSASKDKLHSNFDSVKEQTGLFAGKGGYDVKVKEHTQLDGAVIASTADKENNRLDTGTLGWKDIHNQADYSATHSGGSFSTGGPVGKDLLTNMAGGMLSGANHSGHAEGTTKAGVSEGTLIVRDKDKQQQDVAQLNRDTEHANDGSISPIFNKEKEQNRLKQAQLIGEIGGQAMDVIRTQGEIAGLKAQKDPAALAQAREQLENSGKPTNDAAVMKQAYDNAMRQYGTGSDLQKAAQAVTGALTALAGNNLAGALASGASPYLATEIKKRVGEDNIAANAMAHAVLGAVTAELNNQSAVAGGLGAGGGELAARYIAGQLYPGKTAEQLSESEKQQVSALSQLAAGLAGGLATGDTAGAVTGGQAGKNAVENNALSDVVDAVSQGKTPQQVAEERVDAENERYKQQNCAGMSAEACSVKMYTERREELKDILSTGADFVPVVGDIKSFAEAQSALDYLVAAIGIIPGAGDAAGKAIKAAEAALKKGDVAEASRLINKASDEVSATIPMGSKRNPMNQPSNPSYQPVRNQPGTIGNREYSGHALDRMQDRGITPSVVENTIKNGKSTPSRGGTTVHFDPESKVSVVTNESGRVVTVKYGDK, from the coding sequence ATGAACAAACATTGTTATCGCCTTATCTTCAGCCGCACTCACGGGGAACTGCGGGTGGTGTCCGAACTGGCTCGCAGCTGCAGCAGCGAACCGGGGCAGCGCATCGGTTCAGGAATAACGGCTGGGAGTCGTCTGTGGGTCACCGTGCGCCGGTCAGTGTGGCTGCTGGGGCTGCTCATGTTTGCCGGCCCCGTCATGGCAGACGGCATTGTCGCGGACGGCGGTGCCAATCCTTCCCAGCGGCCGGAGGTCATCAATACCCAGAACGGCTTGCCGCAGGTCAACATCACAGCCCCCAACCAGGCTGGGGTCTCACATAACCAGTATCAGCAGTTCGATGTCGACGCCAAAGGCGCCATCCTCAACAACTCGGCGGTGATGACCTCGACCCAGATGGCCGGGATGATCCAGGGTAACCCTAACCTCAATCCCAATTCCGCGCCGGCGCGCGTCATCCTCAACGAAGTCAACAGCAACAATCCCAGCCAGTTGCGCGGTTTTATGGAAGTGGCCGGCGGCAAGGCGCAGGTGATTGTGGCCAACCCCGCCGGCATTGTCTGCAACGGCTGCGGCACCATCAACGCCGGGCGCATGACCCTGACCACCGGCAAGCCGCAACTGAACGCCGACGGCAGCCTGGCGGGCTACCAGGTTGAGCGCGGCGTGGTGCGCATCGAGGGTGGCGGACTCAACGGCGATGCCCGTCATGATACCGAGTACGTCGACATTCTGGCGCGCGCGGTGGAAGTCAACGCCGGCGTCTGGGCTAAAGAAGGCGTGTCGGTGGTGGCCGGTCGTAACCGCGTGAGTGCGGACGGTAAAACCGCGACACCGCTTTCGGACGGCGGCAGTACCAGACCAGAGCTTGCCATCGACATGGGACAGATGGGCGGCATGTACAGCGGCAGTATCCGCATGATTGGCACCGAGGCCGGCGTCGGCGTACGTAATCAGGGCGGACAGGCCCGAGCGGGCAAAACGCTCACCGTGAGCAGCGAAGGCAAGCTCAGCTGGCGGTCTGATGGGCCGAATGCGGCCACGCAGGCTGGCGGCGATATCCAACTGGCGGCAAAAGGTGACATTGAGACGCACGGGAAAGTGTATAGCGGTGGCCAGCTGGCCGTGCAGAGTCGCGAGGGGATGTTAACGCAGTCCGGGACGCTGGCGGCGGCCGGGGATGTGCACTTGAACGCCGCGCGTGGCATCCAGAGCAGCGGCCACCTGCTGGCGGGCAGCAATGCCGACAGCACGCTGGTCCAGGATGCCAACCTGCAGCTCGATAGCCAGGGCGATATCCGCGCCAGTGGCAGTCTGCTAAGTCAAAAAGAGGTCAACGCGTCCGGCCGCCGGGTGGATATCAGCGGCGCACAGGTTGCGACCGGTCGTACCGCGCTGACGGCACGTGACGGCGGCGTGGCCTTGAGCCAATCCACCGTTGATAGCGGTGAGCTGGCCGTGAGCACGAAGGGAAATGTGGATGTGCAGCAGGCCAAAGTCAAGGCCGGGCGCTGGACGGTGGATGCCGAAAACCTGTTCAACCAACAGGCGACCTGGTCACAGACCGGTGACGGTGAGAGCCGCGTCACCCTAGCGGGCTCATTGGATAACAGTGACGGTGCCATCGAGGCGCAGAACCTCCGGCTTTCGGCCAGCCAGTTAGTCAATCAGCGAGGCCGCCTGGTGGCGCTGGGGAGCGCGGCGCAGCACTGGCAGGTCGGCGGCCTGCTCGACAATACCGGCGGGACGCTGGGCAGTAACGGCGACCTGCGTCTCGATGCCGGGCGCCTCGATAATCAGGGGGGCACGTTAAAAACCCAGTCGGGGCTCACGCTCCATGCTGATGGCGCGGTGAATAATGCCGGGGGCAACCTGCTGGCTGGGAACGGCCTGACGCTTGAGGCGGGCAGCGATCTGAATAACGCGTCCGGAACCCTGAGCGGTGATGACGTACGTCTGGTGGCGCAGCGGTTGGATAACACGCAGGGACAGGTCATCGGTCAGGGCAATCTCGATCTGACATCCAGCCGCCTGGATAATCAACGCGGCCTCATTGGTGCCGGCAAGGCGTTGGATATCCATACCGGCGACTGGGACAACCGCGGGGGTACGGCGCAAGGCGAAACGGCCGTCACGGCAACGGCAACGAACCTCAACAACGACGGCGGCAAGCTGCTGTCAGGCCAGGCATCAACCCTGACCACCTCGGGTAACACCAGCAACCGCGACGGCGAAATTAGCGCCGCGGTGCTGACGGTGAAGTCTGCTCGTCTCGACAACACGCAGGGCAAGGTGATTGGCCAAGCGCAGCTTGACCTGCATGCCCGCCAGGGGTTGGACAATACGCAAGGGCTGCTGGGTGCCGGCCAGGCGTTGACCGTGCGGACCGACGGTGAGCTGAATAACCGCCGTGGCACGATATCGGGGAGCGGGCAAACTCACATAGCGGCAGGGAGCGTGCGTAACGAGGCCGGCAAACTGCTGGGCGGGCAACAACTGGTGTTGAACAGTGCGGCTGAGTTGGTGAACCGCGAGGGCGAAATCAGCGGCGAGTCACTTACACTGGCGGCGCAGCGCCTCGATAACGCTAAGGGCAAGGTGGTCGCCAGGCAGGATGCGAACCTGACGACGCAAAAGCTGAGTAACGCGGACGGCTGGTTTGAAGGCGGCAATACACTCTCCGTCAAGACCGATGGCGACTGGGACAACCGTGGCGGCACCGCACAAGGTGGTCGGCAGGTCACCGCCAGCGCGCAGTCGCTCGACAATACCGGCGGGCGACTACAGTCCGGCGGTGACCTGACACTTGACGCCGCAGGCAATATCCTCAATCGCACCGGTAAACTGACTGCGCAGCAGGCCCTCGCCGTTAACGGCGGTGTTGCCAGCCTGTTTGACAACGATGGTGGGTCACTGCAAAGCGGCGGCGGCCTGTCTCTGCAGGGTGGCCAGTTGACCAACCGCACCGCCGGTGTGGTACTCAGCGGGCAGGCACTTTCCCTGAACCTGACCGGCGGCTGGGACAATCAGGGCGGCACGTTTACCGGTAAGGGACGCACCGAGGTGCGCGCCGCCAGTTTGTTGAATACCCAGGGCACCATCAACGCGCTGGACAGTCTGGACATGCAGTTCACCGGCAAGCTGAATAACGGCCAGGGGCGGATTTTTAGTCAATCGTCTCAGGTACTGCAGGCGCAGGACATTTTCAACACCCAGGGCTGGATGGGCAGCCAGGGCAGCTGGCAGGCGATCAGCGGCAGTTTTGACAATACGGAAGGCAGTGTGCAGAGTCTGCAGGCCGTACAGCTTGCAGCTGACTGGCTCAATAACACCAAAGGTGTACTGCAGTCGGCACACGACCTGGCGCTGCGCATCAAACAGGATATCGATAATCGCAACGGTAAGGTCTCGGCGCTGGGGCAGCTTGCTGTTACGGGTGCCAAAGACGGCGAACACGCCGGCGCCATCAATAACGCCGGTGGTCAGTGGCTGGCTGGCGAGGGGCTGCGTATCGCCGCCCGTGCACTCGACAATACGCAGGGCGGGCTGCTCTACAGCCAGAAACAACAGCGCCTTACGTTAAGCGACGCGCTGAACAACCACGATGGGAAAGTGCAAAGTGGTGAGGCGCTTCAACTTGACGCACAAGCACTGAATAACGCCGGCGGGACGATAGACGGCCAGCAACAGGTGACACTGTGCATTCTTGGCTTGCTGGAAAATACCGACGGTGCGGTGCGCAGCAATGGCGGCCAGCAGGTGTCGGCGGCCGGTATCAATAATACGCGCGGCGTCTTCAGCAGCCGCGGCGGCATCACGGTGACATCAAAGCAGCTGGACAACGCCGGCGGCACGCTCATCAGTCAGGGCTCGGGTATCTACCGACTCGACCAGCTTAACAATCAGCACGGCAAAGTGCACAGCGGTGAGGCGCTCACGTTCGACGGCACGCAGGTGAACAATCAGGGCGGGCAACTGGTGTCGACTCAGGGCCTGACGCTCAAGGCCGAAGCACTCGACAACAGTGGTCAGGGCACGATAAGCAGCCAGTCAGCGCTTGATGTGCGGGCAGATCGCCTGAACAACCGCGACGGCGGGCTGATACTGGGCACCACGCGTACCGACATCACCGCCCATGATATCGACAATACCGCAGGCCGCCTGCAGAGCAGCGGGCAGATGACCCTCTCGGGTGTCACGCAGTTGGACAACCGTCAGGGACGCATCCTGGCCGACGGCAATCTCGATATCAACGCTGACCGGTCACAGACCGACTCGCCGCTGGCGCTACTTAACCAGGGCGGCCGCGTGGAGAGCGCCGGTGCACTGACAGCGAATACGCGTACTCTGGATAACCAGAACGGTACCTTGCTGGGGCTACAGGCGCTGACACTGTCCGCGCAGCAGGACTACACCCGACAGGCCGGCGACACCGTCAGCAGTAACGGCACGGTGACGTTCTCCCTGAGCGGTGCCTTTACCAACCAGGCGGACTGGTTGCTGCCGGGCAATCTGGTGCTCAATGCAGCCAGTATCACCAATCCGGCCACCCTGGTGGGCAAAACGCTGCAGCTGACGACCGGGGCGTTGCAAAACACCGGGCGTATTGAAGCGGACAGCATGACGCTGAACGTCGATACCCTGGACAACACGGCGGCGCTGATGGGGGACGCTATCACCGTGCGCGGGCGCGTCATCGACAACCATGGTCAGCCTGCGGTGATGGCGGCGACCCAAAGCCTGACGGTGCAGGCCGGTGAGCGACTGACCAACCGGGATGGCGCCCTGATTTACAGCGCCGACCGCCTGCACCTGCACAGCGACGACCTGATAGATAACCGGGCGAGCTTTATCGAAGCGGACGGGGACGCCACCATTGAGGCCCGTCGCTTGAACAACCTGCGTGAAGGGCTCGTGATTGAGCGAGAGGCGGAAAAAAGTGACTACAAATGGCACCGCTACAACTATTACTGGCGCTCCTACGGCTCAAAGGTCAACCCCGACAAAAGTACCCTGGCGCCGACCACCCAGCAGTTGACCTTCCAGGATGACGCGGCGGCGCAAACCAACCGCTACGGCACCCTGCTGGCCATTGATGCGGCGGGCAAGCGCGCGCAGGTGCGGGTCAAGGACAACAAAGGCACACTTACCGACCTGTGGGTCAACTACCTGGCGCTCAAGCCGAATGCCGACGGCAGCTATGCGATGACGTTCTACGAGACGCGGGGGGGAAACCAACTGGCGACTATCCCGACGCCTTATCAAAACGGCTTCCATTGGGAACACGACTGGACGCAGGTGATGACCTGGGATCCCGAAAAGCATGTCGACATCGACAGCGCGCCATTCATCACCGATTACAACAACTTCCGCGAGCGAACCGAAAGCGGCACGCTGACGCGCGACAGGCTGGTCTCTGAAGGTATCGGCGCGCGTATTCTGGCGGGCGGCAACATGGTGCTGCGCATCACCGGCGCGTTGCTCAATGACGCCAGCGTTATCACCGCCAACGGTAACCTGACGCAGGACGGCGGCGGCAGCGTAGACAACCGCGGTTACTCGGTTAACGAACGGCGCCAGGCGGTGATCGTTGACCATTATGACAAGGACACGCATCACTGGTACCCGACGTTCAACCGGGACGAGACCACGGCGTTGGCGACCGTTGACGGCGTGATCACCGGCAGCGGCACCGTCACCATTAACGGGGCCCGTATCACCAACACCACGGTCAATCAGGCACAAATCAGTCAACTGGATGCGGCATTGAAGGCGGTGGATGCCGAACGCGCCGAGCTTGAACGCAATCCGCTGGCCTTCACGGTAGAGGCGGCTGCCCGACCTGACGGCGATACGACGCTGGCACAAGGCGAACAGATGACGCAACCCGGTGCCACGCCGTCCTCGCCGCTGGGGCGCCCGCTGCTGCCGTCTGAGCTGGCGCTGACGCAGTTACAGCATCTGGGCAATGTGGCCACCGCCATCCCCAATAACGGTTTGTTTAGTCAACCTACGGCGACCGGCAGCCCGTTCCTGGTGGTGACCGATGAACGCTTTACCCGTCGCGACAACTTTATCAGCAGCGACTATATGCTGGAGCGCGTCGGGTATGACCCTGCGCAGGCCCATAAGCGCCTGGGGGACGGTTTTTACGAGCAGCGTCTGGTGCGCGAGCAGGTGCTGGCGCTGACCGGCAAACCGTCCGTCAAGGGCTGGGATGCGATGGAACAGTATCAGCAGTTGATGAACAACGGCAGTAAAGTCGCCCAGGACTTCCATCTGGTACCGGGCGTGGCCCTGACGCCGGAGCAGATTGCGGCGCTGCAGCAGGATATTGTCTGGCTGGTGAGCGAGACGGTGCAAACGGAAAGCGGCCCGCAAACGGTATGGGTGCCGAAGGTGTACCTGGCACAGACCACGCTGCGCCTGACCGGCGATGGCGCGGTGATTGGTGGTGGCGATCTGCAACTCTCGGCCAACAGCATCACCAATGCCGGCAACCTGTTTGCCGACAAAGCCCTGACGGTCGACGCCGGGCAGTTCCTGCATCAGGGCGGTGACATCAAGGCCGGCAGCATTGACGTGCAGGCCGACAGTCTGACCCTGAGCACCAATCTGCAGGATGCGTTGCGTCAGGCAACCCTAAGCGCCGGCGACATTCGCCTGCGCGGCACCGATATCACGCTCACGGGGGCAAAGCTCGATGCGACCGATACGCTCAACCTGAGCGCGCGCAACAACCTGACCATCACCGCCGCCAAAAGCAACCATACCGCCGACCTTGAGGTTATCTCGGGCTCTATGGGCAACCGTACCCGCGGCGGCACGGAAGCGGCAGGCTCCCGGATGGCGCACGTCAGCGGCGAATGGCAACAGGCTCAGGGGAGTGAGCTTAACGCCGGCGGCAACCTCACGCTCAATGCTGGGCGAGACGTCACGTTCATGGGCAGCCAGGCCAAGGCCGGCGGCAGCACCCGCGTGCAGGCCGGCGGCGATATCAACATCAAGGCCGAAAGCACCACCAATACCACACACCTGGATGCCAACAGCCGGACTTCCTCGGTAAGCAACGACCGCCAGGAAGAGAGCCTGACATTAAGCGCACTCGGCGGTGATCAGGGCGTCACCCTGGTGGCGGGTAACCAACTGCTGGCGGAAGGCGCGCAGATTGAGAGCAAAGAGGGGCGTATTGGCGCCAGCGCGCAAGACGTGACCATTAAAGACGCGCGCAGCCGCACGCAAGATCTGGACAGCGAAAACAAACGCGAGGGCAAAACCAAAAGCCATCGCATCGAACAAACCGAGCGCGAAATCAGCACCGGCAGCACCTTCAGCGGTCAGCAGGGCGTCACGGTTATCGGGCGTGAGGGCGATGTCACGGTCACCGGCAGCACCCTGCACAGTGACCAGGGTGCCATCGCCCTGCAAGCAAAAAAGGATGTCACCCTCAATACGGCCACCGAGCGCGAGTCGCGCTACAGCGAGGAACGTTCCGAGAAAAAAGGCTTCCTGAACAAGAGCAGCAGCCACACTGTGACCGATGACCGAACCACGCGTGAGAACGGCTCGCTGCTGAGTGGTAACAGCGTCAGTGTCAGCGCAGGCAACGATCTGACGGTCACCGGCTCGGCCATTGCCGCTGATCGGGACGTGAACCTGCAGGCCGGCCGTAATATCGATATCGGTGCGGCCACCGAGACCGACACGCATTACCTGCTGGAAGAGAAGAAAAAGAGCGGCCTGCTGGGAAGCGGCGGCATCGGTTTCACGATTGGCAAACAGTCGAGCAAACACGAAGTCGACGAGAAAGCCACGACCCAGAGCCAAAGCGTCAGCACCGTCGGCAGCAGCCAGGGCAGTGTCAACATCACGGCGGGCAACCAATTGCACATTGGCGGCGCCGACCTGGTGGCGGGCAAGGACCTGGCGTTGACCGGCGATAGCGTGACTATCGACCCCGGCTACGATCGGCGCACGCGCAAAGAAACCTTCGAGCAGAAGCAGAGCGGCCTGAGCGTGGCATTGTCGGGCACCGTGGGCGGCGCGCTCAACACCGCCGTCAGCTCGGCGCAACAGGCACGAAAAGAAGGCGACGGACGCCTGAACGCGTTGCAAAATACCAAAGCCGCGCTGTCCGGCGTGCAGGCCGCACAGGCCTGGGAGCGGGATAATGCGCTAACCGCCTCGGCGGAGGCGAAAAACGCCGCTGCCGGTTTACAACCGGGAGACGAAGGTGCGGCGCAAGGTGCCACCAACACAGTGGGCATCAGCGCCTCCTACGGCAGTCAGTCGTCGAAAAGCGAAACCCGCACTGACATCCGACAGTCACAGGGCAGCACGCTCACCGCCGGGCAAAACCTGTCAATAACGACGACCAGCAAGAACCACAATGCGCAAAGCGGCGATATCACCATCACCGGTAGCCAGTTGAAGGCGGGCAAAGACCTGTCGCTCGATGCTGCGCGGGACATTACCCTGCAGTCGGCGCAGAACAGCGAAAGCACCGTCGGCAAGAACAGCAGCAAAGGCGGCAACGTTGGCGTCGGTATCGGCGCCGGCTCGGGCGGGTATGGCATCAGCGTCTCGGCTGGCGTCAATGCCGGCAAGGGATATGAGAACGGCAACGGCCTGACCCATAGCGAAACCACCCTGGATGCCGGCAGTAATCTCAACCTGACCAGCGGCCGCGACACCCGGCTTATCGGCGCGCAGGCAAGCGGGGAAAAGGTCACCGTCGACGTGGGCCGTGACCTGACGCTGCAAAGTGAACAGGACAGCGACCGCTATGATGCCAAACAGCAAAACGCCAGCGCGGGCGGCAGTTTCACCTTCGGCTCGATGACCGGCTCAGCCAACGTAAGCGCCAGCAAGGACAAGCTGCACAGCAACTTCGACTCGGTAAAAGAGCAGACCGGGCTGTTTGCTGGCAAGGGCGGGTATGACGTCAAGGTCAAAGAACACACCCAGCTCGACGGCGCCGTCATCGCCAGCACGGCAGACAAAGAGAACAACCGCCTCGATACCGGCACGCTGGGCTGGAAGGACATTCACAACCAGGCGGACTACAGCGCGACGCACAGCGGCGGTTCATTCAGCACCGGCGGGCCGGTGGGCAAAGACCTGCTGACCAATATGGCCGGCGGCATGCTGTCGGGTGCCAACCACAGCGGGCACGCCGAGGGCACGACCAAGGCCGGCGTCAGTGAGGGGACGCTGATAGTTCGCGACAAAGACAAACAGCAGCAGGATGTGGCGCAGCTAAACCGGGATACCGAACATGCCAACGATGGCAGCATCAGCCCGATATTCAACAAGGAGAAGGAGCAGAACCGGCTGAAGCAGGCGCAGTTGATTGGGGAGATTGGCGGCCAGGCAATGGACGTCATCCGCACGCAGGGCGAGATTGCCGGGCTGAAGGCGCAGAAAGACCCGGCGGCGCTGGCGCAGGCCCGGGAGCAGCTTGAGAATAGCGGGAAACCAACGAACGATGCGGCGGTGATGAAGCAGGCGTACGACAACGCGATGCGGCAATACGGCACCGGCAGCGACCTGCAGAAGGCGGCGCAGGCGGTAACGGGGGCGCTGACGGCGCTGGCGGGCAATAATCTGGCGGGCGCGCTGGCGAGCGGCGCCTCGCCGTACCTGGCGACGGAAATTAAAAAGCGGGTCGGTGAAGACAATATCGCCGCCAATGCGATGGCGCACGCGGTGCTGGGTGCGGTGACGGCGGAGCTGAACAACCAGTCGGCCGTAGCAGGCGGACTGGGCGCCGGCGGCGGGGAACTGGCGGCGCGCTACATTGCCGGCCAGCTGTACCCGGGCAAAACGGCAGAGCAGCTGAGCGAAAGCGAGAAACAGCAGGTCAGCGCACTAAGCCAGCTGGCCGCAGGGCTTGCAGGCGGCCTGGCGACGGGGGATACTGCGGGAGCGGTGACCGGCGGGCAGGCTGGGAAGAATGCGGTTGAGAATAACGCGCTGAGTGATGTTGTTGACGCTGTATCTCAGGGTAAGACACCTCAGCAGGTAGCCGAAGAGCGTGTCGACGCTGAAAATGAGCGCTATAAGCAGCAAAACTGTGCCGGAATGAGCGCGGAAGCGTGCTCGGTGAAGATGTATACTGAGCGCCGGGAAGAGCTGAAAGATATCCTGTCGACAGGTGCCGATTTTGTACCGGTGGTTGGAGATATCAAGAGCTTTGCGGAAGCGCAGAGTGCGCTGGATTATCTGGTAGCGGCGATAGGGATTATCCCAGGTGCTGGTGATGCGGCCGGTAAGGCGATCAAGGCGGCAGAGGCGGCGCTGAAGAAGGGGGATGTCGCTGAAGCGTCCAGGTTGATTAATAAGGCCAGTGATGAGGTATCGGCAACGATCCCTATGGGAAGCAAGCGTAATCCGATGAATCAACCAAGTAATCCATCTTATCAACCCGTCAGGAATCAACCAGGTACAATCGGAAACCGAGAGTATTCAGGTCATGCCTTAGATAGGATGCAGGATCGAGGAATAACTCCTTCTGTTGTTGAGAATACAATTAAAAATGGAAAGTCGACTCCTAGCCGCGGCGGAACAACAGTCCATTTTGATCCTGAAAGCAAAGTGTCAGTGGTAACGAACGAATCAGGAAGGGTGGTAACGGTTAAATATGGCGACAAATAA